The sequence below is a genomic window from Methylocystis sp. IM3.
GTCCTGTTGGATATATCTGCTGACGACTTGGTCGAGGTCCAAAGTACCCACGACACCCCCCGGGATCCTGCCAAAAAACGATTTCACCGACTTACGCGACTGCGAAACTTTAAGCATTTGGCAAGAAAAGTCGAAAAATCTCAACCCAGAAGGGAAGTTAACGCCACGCCCACGCTCGCGTGCCGGCGCATAGTCTCAACGACATCATGTAGTTGTACACGGGCTGTGGATAATTCGCCGCAGGCGGAAGAGCGGAGATAGGCTCCGCATGCGTCCCGCCGCCCATCGAATCAGCATTTCCGGAGACGAGTCCCGAGGGCACCCCCCTCGCCCCGCGGCCAAATCCTCGCGGTTCCGAGCCTCAGCTGCGCCGACGCGGCACCAGGTGCAGAAGACGCGCCAAGCGCCGCTCGGTGAGAAAGGCCAAGCTGAAAAGCTGGACGATGTTCTCCGCCTCGATCAGCTCCAAACCGATATTGACGGGCACGAGGTCTTTTCTGGTGCCGAAGATCATGTCCCACACGGAGAGCACGATGCCATAATTGCTGTCATGCTCGACCCGCAGCGTCGAATGATGGGCGCGGTGCAGCCGCGGCGTGATGATGACATATGACAGCAGCTGCTCGCCGGGGAAAGTGAAATTTCCATGGTGGAAGAGCACGAAGAACATCCGTACGATCTCGCAGACCACGACGATGCTCGCGGGGACGCCGAACAGCACGACGCAAATGCATTTCACCAACACTTCCAGAAACTGGTCCAGCACATGGAACCGCAGGCCGGTGGTGACGTGGTAGCTCTTGTCGCTGTGATGGATTTTGTGGAAACGCCACAGGAACTCGTATCTGTGGCCGAGATAATGCCAGACATAAACGGCGAAATCGAAAAGAATGAAGCTCAGAACCCACTTCAGCGGGCCGTCCTGCATCTGCCCCAGAAGCCCGTAGTGAGCGTAGTTCGACGCGACGAGCAGCAGGCTCGAGATCGAGAAAACGCTCATGATCAGATTATTGAGTAGAAACGCCCCGGTATTTGTCGCGAAGGATTTTTTCAACTCCTCTCGGGGAACCTGCTTGTAGGGAAATTTTTTCTCCAACACGAGGAGCGCCGCAAACAGCAACCCCGCCACGCCAAAAAGATAGCCCTCGATGCCCGACGTATTCATGAGCCGCTCCCCAGAAGGCGCGGCGACGCCCGCCGGGATGCTGCGCCCCGGCCCGGGCGACTACGCCACACGCCGTCGTTACGAAAAAAACGCCTTTCACCTCATCCCGGCGCGCCTTCCAAGGTTTAAGCCCT
It includes:
- a CDS encoding sterol desaturase family protein; protein product: MNTSGIEGYLFGVAGLLFAALLVLEKKFPYKQVPREELKKSFATNTGAFLLNNLIMSVFSISSLLLVASNYAHYGLLGQMQDGPLKWVLSFILFDFAVYVWHYLGHRYEFLWRFHKIHHSDKSYHVTTGLRFHVLDQFLEVLVKCICVVLFGVPASIVVVCEIVRMFFVLFHHGNFTFPGEQLLSYVIITPRLHRAHHSTLRVEHDSNYGIVLSVWDMIFGTRKDLVPVNIGLELIEAENIVQLFSLAFLTERRLARLLHLVPRRRS